The Cellulomonas sp. S1-8 genome has a window encoding:
- a CDS encoding alpha/beta fold hydrolase, whose protein sequence is MPQIVRGPRTGDRTDVRVDRVRIDGLALRTWTVRHAAVDDLAPEDRRDFVLVHGLGASSATYERLTARLGLTGTVHLLDLPGFGGVPRPAGPLGIEELAQLVTRWAERTGVSGATFLGHSMGAQVVVEAIAAAPGLASHAVLIGPTVDDRARTAPEQLVHLARSAVHDSARVQSLLLRGWVECGPRWFGTVLQGMLRHPVAERLREVDVPVLVVRGEHDHVAPPPWVRTLVDAAPRARAVTVPGAGHAPMYEHASEVGDLVLDLVAP, encoded by the coding sequence ATGCCGCAGATCGTGCGGGGTCCGCGGACGGGTGACCGGACGGACGTCAGGGTCGACCGGGTCCGGATCGACGGCCTCGCGCTGCGGACGTGGACCGTGCGGCACGCGGCCGTCGACGACCTGGCCCCCGAGGACCGGCGCGACTTCGTGCTGGTGCACGGGCTCGGGGCGTCGTCGGCGACGTACGAGCGGCTGACCGCGCGACTCGGGCTCACCGGGACCGTGCACCTGCTCGACCTGCCCGGGTTCGGCGGCGTACCGCGGCCGGCCGGGCCGCTGGGCATCGAGGAGCTGGCGCAGCTCGTCACGCGGTGGGCCGAGCGCACGGGCGTGAGCGGGGCGACGTTCCTGGGGCACTCCATGGGGGCCCAGGTGGTGGTCGAGGCGATCGCGGCGGCACCCGGGCTGGCGTCCCACGCGGTGCTCATCGGCCCGACCGTCGACGACCGGGCGCGCACCGCCCCCGAGCAGCTCGTGCACCTCGCCCGCAGCGCCGTCCACGACTCGGCGCGGGTGCAGAGCCTCCTGCTGCGCGGCTGGGTCGAGTGCGGGCCGCGGTGGTTCGGGACCGTCCTGCAGGGGATGCTCCGCCACCCGGTCGCGGAGCGGCTGCGCGAGGTCGACGTCCCGGTGCTCGTGGTGCGCGGCGAGCACGACCACGTCGCACCTCCCCCCTGGGTCAGGACGCTCGTCGACGCCGCACCGCGCGCCCGCGCCGTCACGGTGCCCGGTGCCGGGCACGCACCCATGTACGAGCACGCCAGCGAGGTGGGGGACCTGGTGCTGGATCTCGTCGCGCCATGA
- a CDS encoding esterase/lipase family protein: MSTPAAAPERPRGVLRRLREAVAWGQDYAWIVAAQARAVLRPPAAGSWDGGDRVPVVLLPGIYETWPVMAGLGRALHDAGHPVHAVPALGFNQRSLEVSARHVVDRLGELALDRVVLVAHSKGGLIGKIALADPHVGPGVAGLVAVNTPFAGSVYARWFPARSVRALGPRDPHLMQLARDVAAHARIWSIYARFDPHVPGGSELAGAVNVRLPLDGHFRPLDDPRLHAAVLDAITHLAASGPAPVGT; this comes from the coding sequence ATGAGCACCCCCGCGGCCGCCCCGGAGCGCCCCCGCGGTGTGCTGCGTCGGCTGCGCGAGGCCGTCGCGTGGGGCCAGGACTACGCGTGGATCGTCGCGGCGCAGGCCCGGGCCGTGCTGCGACCCCCGGCCGCGGGCTCGTGGGACGGCGGGGACCGGGTGCCGGTCGTCCTGCTGCCCGGCATCTACGAGACGTGGCCCGTCATGGCCGGCCTCGGCCGCGCCCTGCACGACGCCGGCCACCCCGTCCACGCCGTCCCCGCGCTCGGCTTCAACCAGCGCTCCCTGGAGGTGTCCGCGCGGCACGTCGTCGACCGGCTCGGCGAGCTCGCGCTGGACCGCGTCGTGCTGGTCGCGCACTCCAAGGGCGGGCTGATCGGCAAGATCGCCCTGGCGGACCCGCACGTCGGGCCGGGTGTCGCCGGGCTCGTCGCCGTCAACACGCCGTTCGCCGGGTCGGTCTACGCGCGGTGGTTCCCCGCCCGGTCGGTCCGCGCGCTGGGGCCGAGGGACCCGCACCTGATGCAGCTCGCGCGCGACGTCGCGGCGCACGCGCGGATCTGGTCGATCTACGCGCGGTTCGACCCGCACGTGCCCGGGGGCAGCGAGCTGGCGGGCGCGGTGAACGTCCGGCTGCCGCTGGACGGGCACTTCCGTCCGCTCGACGACCCCCGCCTGCACGCCGCGGTGCTCGACGCGATCACGCACCTGGCCGCGTCCGGTCCGGCGCCCGTGGGCACCTGA
- a CDS encoding DHA2 family efflux MFS transporter permease subunit produces the protein MTDRTVPTAVADPPADAPDAPDAMSARDRLAVALLLVSTFVVILNETIMGVALPRLMDDLAITAGTAQWLTTAFLLTMAVVIPVTGFFLQRTTTRAAFLTAMGLFSLGTLVCALSPGFEMLLAGRVVQATGTAIMLPLLMTTVMTVTPPATRGRTMGNISIVISVAPALGPTISGLILSVLDWRWMFGLVLPVALGALALGAARLPNVTEPRWARVDVPSVLLSAFAFGGIVLGMSRIGEAVQGGVQPITVGALVGGAAALGIFIARQLRLQRTDDALLDLRTFRSRTFAVGVGLMAVMMMALFGVIIMLPIYAQDVLGLDTLRTGLMLLPGGLLMGLLAPAVGRAYDRVGPRPLLVPGTVLVSLSAWGMALLLDVGTSPWLLVAAHLTMSAGLALVFTPLFTSALGSVPRERYSHGSAVIGTVQQVAGAAGTALFITVLSATAAGLAADGASEVVATAGGVHAAFLVGAVVTLPAIAAAFAIRPAPAGHDAPAHH, from the coding sequence GTGACCGATCGCACCGTACCCACCGCCGTGGCGGACCCGCCCGCCGACGCACCCGACGCACCCGACGCGATGTCGGCCCGCGACCGCCTCGCGGTCGCGCTGCTCCTGGTGTCGACGTTCGTCGTCATCCTCAACGAGACGATCATGGGCGTCGCGCTCCCGCGCCTCATGGACGACCTCGCGATCACCGCAGGCACCGCGCAGTGGCTGACCACCGCGTTCCTGCTGACGATGGCCGTGGTCATCCCCGTCACCGGGTTCTTCCTCCAGCGGACCACGACGCGGGCGGCGTTCCTGACGGCCATGGGCCTGTTCTCGCTCGGCACGCTCGTGTGCGCGCTGTCCCCCGGCTTCGAGATGCTGCTCGCCGGTCGCGTGGTCCAGGCCACGGGGACCGCGATCATGCTGCCGCTGCTGATGACGACCGTCATGACGGTGACCCCGCCCGCCACCCGCGGGCGGACCATGGGCAACATCTCCATCGTCATCTCGGTGGCCCCGGCTCTCGGGCCCACGATCTCCGGCCTGATCCTGTCGGTGCTCGACTGGCGGTGGATGTTCGGGCTGGTGCTGCCGGTCGCGCTCGGCGCGCTCGCGCTCGGCGCCGCGCGGCTGCCGAACGTGACCGAGCCGCGCTGGGCCCGTGTCGACGTCCCGTCGGTGCTCCTGTCGGCCTTCGCCTTCGGCGGGATCGTCCTGGGCATGTCCCGCATCGGCGAGGCCGTGCAGGGCGGTGTGCAGCCGATCACGGTCGGTGCGCTCGTCGGCGGCGCGGCTGCGCTCGGGATCTTCATCGCGCGGCAGCTGCGGCTGCAGCGCACCGACGACGCGCTGCTCGACCTGCGCACGTTCCGCTCCCGCACGTTCGCGGTGGGCGTCGGGCTGATGGCCGTGATGATGATGGCGCTGTTCGGCGTCATCATCATGCTGCCCATCTACGCGCAGGACGTGCTGGGCCTCGACACCCTGCGCACGGGCCTGATGCTGCTGCCCGGCGGGCTGCTCATGGGGCTCCTCGCACCCGCCGTGGGCCGTGCGTACGACAGGGTGGGGCCGCGCCCGCTGCTCGTCCCGGGGACGGTCCTCGTCAGCCTGTCGGCCTGGGGCATGGCGCTGCTGCTCGACGTGGGGACCTCGCCGTGGCTGCTGGTCGCCGCGCACCTGACGATGTCGGCGGGCCTGGCGCTGGTGTTCACGCCGCTGTTCACCTCCGCCCTCGGGTCCGTCCCGCGCGAGCGGTACTCCCACGGCTCCGCGGTGATCGGGACGGTCCAGCAGGTCGCGGGCGCGGCCGGCACGGCGCTGTTCATCACGGTCCTGTCCGCGACGGCGGCCGGCCTGGCCGCCGACGGGGCGTCCGAGGTCGTCGCGACGGCGGGCGGCGTGCACGCCGCGTTCCTCGTCGGCGCGGTCGTCACGCTGCCGGCGATCGCCGCGGCCTTCGCGATCCGACCCGCCCCCGCCGGGCACGACGCCCCCGCTCACCACTGA
- the mtnN gene encoding 5'-methylthioadenosine/S-adenosylhomocysteine nucleosidase, which yields MSLASERPALSALPGARVDAVVVTAMGVEASPFLDRASAVGDEVEVTGARRRVLDLGGPRVLLVTCGIGLVNAATAAALALQGSGARVVLSAGSAGGMGLDVRVGDVVVGATTVYGAADARVFGYAPGQVPGMPARFDADPALLAAAARLDVGELTVRTGTILSSDVFVDAERVVGLRATFPDALACDMESTALAHTAHLAGVPFLSVRGISDLCGPIAGVDFSAHVDDAAERSATVVLGLLDAALATA from the coding sequence GTGAGCCTCGCCAGCGAGCGCCCGGCGCTGTCCGCGCTGCCCGGTGCGCGCGTCGACGCGGTCGTCGTCACGGCGATGGGCGTCGAGGCGTCCCCGTTCCTGGACCGCGCGTCGGCCGTCGGCGACGAGGTCGAGGTCACCGGCGCGCGGCGTCGCGTCCTGGACCTCGGCGGGCCGCGCGTGCTGCTCGTCACGTGCGGCATCGGCCTGGTCAACGCGGCGACGGCCGCGGCCCTCGCGCTGCAGGGCTCGGGTGCGCGCGTCGTGCTCAGCGCCGGGTCGGCAGGCGGCATGGGCCTCGACGTCCGCGTCGGCGACGTGGTCGTCGGGGCGACGACGGTGTACGGCGCGGCGGACGCACGCGTCTTCGGGTACGCGCCGGGTCAGGTCCCGGGCATGCCGGCGCGCTTCGACGCCGACCCGGCCCTGCTGGCCGCGGCGGCCCGTCTCGACGTGGGCGAGCTCACGGTCCGCACCGGCACCATCCTGTCGAGCGACGTGTTCGTCGACGCCGAGCGGGTCGTGGGGCTGCGCGCGACGTTCCCCGACGCGCTCGCGTGCGACATGGAGTCGACCGCACTCGCCCACACCGCGCACCTGGCGGGCGTGCCGTTCCTGTCGGTGCGCGGCATCTCCGACCTGTGCGGCCCGATCGCGGGCGTGGACTTCAGCGCGCACGTCGACGACGCCGCCGAGCGGTCCGCCACGGTCGTGCTCGGTCTGCTCGACGCTGCGCTGGCGACCGCCTGA
- a CDS encoding S-ribosylhomocysteine lyase gives MNVESFNLDHRTVVAPYIRLADLKELPHGDVISKFDVRFTQPNVGHLEMDAVHSLEHLFAEHSRNHSGRVLDFSPMGCQTGFYLMLEGRWELEDVAELVAATLTDVVGADEVPAANEVQCGWGANHTLTGAQEVARTFLAARDEWSSVTA, from the coding sequence ATGAACGTCGAGTCGTTCAACCTGGACCACCGCACCGTCGTCGCGCCGTACATCCGGCTCGCGGACCTCAAGGAGCTCCCCCACGGGGACGTCATCTCCAAGTTCGACGTCCGCTTCACGCAGCCGAACGTCGGCCACCTCGAGATGGACGCCGTCCACTCCCTCGAGCACCTGTTCGCCGAGCACTCGCGCAACCACTCCGGGCGCGTGCTCGACTTCTCCCCCATGGGCTGCCAGACGGGCTTCTACCTCATGCTCGAGGGCCGCTGGGAGCTCGAGGACGTCGCGGAGCTCGTCGCGGCCACGCTCACGGACGTCGTCGGCGCCGACGAGGTGCCCGCAGCGAACGAGGTGCAGTGCGGCTGGGGTGCGAACCACACGCTCACGGGTGCGCAGGAGGTCGCGCGCACGTTCCTCGCGGCCCGCGACGAGTGGAGCTCGGTGACGGCGTGA
- a CDS encoding NAD(P)H-hydrate dehydratase produces the protein MADVLSPALLREHPLPEPTGGKDARGGVLVLGGARATPGAVLLAGRAALRVGAGRLTLGVAASVAGPLAVAFPEAGVLGLPEDADGAVTGPGDALGRELDRADVVVVGPGLDAPEGTLALLRAVVAGAPGTTPLVLDAFALGVLRDAPDVRDAVRGRAVLTPNAAEARRLLGEDPADAPDEGADDDDPVAARLADAYGTVVVCAGVVAEPGGRRWRSSTGYSGLGTSGSGDVLAGAIGGLLARGATLAQAACFGTEAHGVAGDRLAAAVGPLGYLARELVDELPAVLVGLRTR, from the coding sequence GTGGCTGACGTGCTGAGCCCTGCCCTGCTGCGTGAGCACCCCCTGCCCGAGCCGACGGGGGGCAAGGACGCGCGGGGCGGCGTGCTGGTGCTCGGTGGTGCGCGGGCGACGCCGGGTGCGGTCCTGCTCGCCGGGCGCGCGGCGCTGCGCGTCGGCGCGGGACGCCTGACGCTGGGCGTCGCCGCGTCGGTCGCGGGCCCGCTGGCCGTCGCGTTCCCCGAGGCGGGCGTCCTGGGGCTGCCGGAGGACGCCGACGGCGCCGTCACGGGTCCGGGCGACGCGCTGGGGCGTGAGCTCGACCGCGCCGACGTGGTCGTCGTGGGGCCCGGCCTCGACGCGCCGGAGGGGACGCTGGCCCTGCTGCGGGCGGTGGTCGCGGGTGCGCCGGGCACCACCCCGCTGGTGCTCGACGCGTTCGCGCTCGGGGTGCTGCGCGACGCCCCCGACGTGCGTGACGCGGTCCGCGGGCGCGCCGTCCTGACGCCCAACGCGGCCGAGGCCCGCCGCCTGCTCGGCGAGGACCCCGCCGACGCGCCCGACGAGGGTGCGGACGACGACGACCCCGTGGCGGCCCGGCTCGCCGACGCGTACGGCACGGTCGTGGTGTGCGCGGGCGTGGTCGCGGAGCCCGGGGGGCGTCGGTGGCGCTCGTCGACGGGCTACTCGGGGCTGGGGACGTCCGGGAGCGGCGACGTGCTGGCGGGTGCGATCGGCGGGCTGCTCGCCCGCGGCGCGACCCTGGCGCAGGCCGCCTGCTTCGGCACCGAGGCGCACGGCGTGGCGGGTGACCGGCTCGCCGCTGCGGTCGGCCCGCTCGGCTACCTCGCGCGCGAGCTCGTCGACGAGCTGCCGGCCGTGCTCGTGGGGCTGCGGACGCGCTGA
- a CDS encoding histidine phosphatase family protein, which produces MTAPATPTSLVLVRHGESVGNVAATRADREEALVVDVATRDADTPLSDRGREQARALGAWIAALPPDQRPEVVWCSPYVRTQQTAQLALEVAGLDLPVRTDERLRDRELGILDRLTWRGVQARHPEEAERRRHLGKMYHRPPGGESWADVALRLRAALGDLEGRDAGRRVLVVVHDAVVMLLRYVLEELTEDALMGVIRERSVRNASVTRLDRVDDAWLLAVFDDVAHLEALDAAITEHEGTGDTGG; this is translated from the coding sequence GTGACCGCACCGGCCACCCCGACCAGCCTGGTGCTCGTGCGCCACGGCGAGAGCGTCGGCAACGTCGCGGCGACCCGGGCCGACCGGGAGGAGGCGCTGGTCGTCGACGTCGCGACCCGTGACGCCGACACCCCGCTGTCGGACCGCGGCCGCGAGCAGGCGCGCGCGCTCGGGGCCTGGATCGCGGCGCTGCCGCCGGACCAGCGCCCCGAGGTGGTGTGGTGCTCGCCGTACGTGCGCACGCAGCAGACCGCGCAGCTCGCGCTCGAGGTGGCCGGCCTGGACCTCCCCGTGCGCACCGACGAACGGCTGCGCGACCGCGAGCTGGGCATCCTCGACCGCCTGACGTGGCGCGGCGTGCAGGCGCGCCACCCCGAGGAGGCGGAGCGTCGGCGGCACCTCGGCAAGATGTACCACCGCCCGCCGGGCGGCGAGTCGTGGGCGGACGTGGCGCTGCGCCTGCGGGCGGCGCTCGGCGACCTGGAGGGCCGCGACGCCGGACGACGCGTCCTGGTCGTCGTGCACGACGCCGTGGTCATGCTGCTGCGGTACGTGCTGGAGGAGCTGACCGAGGACGCGCTCATGGGCGTGATCCGCGAGCGCAGCGTCCGCAACGCGTCGGTCACCCGCCTGGACCGGGTCGACGACGCCTGGCTCCTGGCGGTGTTCGACGACGTCGCGCACCTCGAGGCGCTCGACGCCGCGATCACCGAGCACGAGGGGACGGGGGACACCGGTGGCTGA
- a CDS encoding DNA-3-methyladenine glycosylase family protein: MTANPATGDAHVVVACPPGLDVRRTVVRLRRGAGDPTWAWAPDAVWHAARRATGEATLRLRAVPGGVRADAWGPGAAALLADVPGLIGLHDDPEGFAAHLHPVVARAHRAHAGMRLARGGDVWSAVVTAVLEQRVVGVDALASWRRLVARHGTVAPGPAPPGLRVAPPPRVWGALPVWEWRTAGVDAQRSDTVRRAAAVAHAFRADLPPVELARRLATVRGIGPWTTAEVTARALGDPDAVQVGDAHLPHLVGWALTGRRADDAGMLHLLAPWQGQRQRVLVLLGAAHGARPPAYGPRAPRALPLR; the protein is encoded by the coding sequence GTGACCGCCAACCCCGCGACCGGCGACGCGCACGTCGTCGTCGCCTGCCCACCGGGGCTGGACGTGCGGCGCACGGTCGTGCGCCTGCGGCGCGGGGCGGGCGACCCGACGTGGGCGTGGGCGCCGGACGCCGTGTGGCACGCCGCGCGGCGGGCCACCGGCGAGGCGACGCTCCGGCTGCGCGCCGTGCCCGGGGGCGTGCGCGCCGACGCGTGGGGACCCGGGGCCGCGGCGTTGCTCGCCGACGTGCCGGGGCTGATCGGCCTGCACGACGACCCCGAGGGCTTCGCCGCGCACCTGCACCCGGTGGTGGCGCGGGCGCACCGTGCGCACGCCGGCATGCGGCTCGCACGCGGCGGCGACGTGTGGTCGGCGGTCGTGACCGCGGTCCTGGAGCAGCGGGTCGTCGGGGTCGATGCGCTGGCGTCGTGGCGGAGGCTCGTCGCACGGCACGGCACCGTCGCCCCCGGCCCCGCACCGCCGGGGCTGCGGGTGGCCCCGCCCCCGCGGGTGTGGGGGGCGCTGCCCGTGTGGGAGTGGCGCACGGCGGGCGTCGACGCGCAGCGGTCCGACACGGTGCGCCGGGCCGCCGCGGTGGCCCACGCGTTCCGGGCCGACCTGCCGCCCGTCGAGCTCGCGCGGCGCCTGGCGACCGTGCGCGGCATCGGCCCGTGGACGACGGCCGAGGTGACCGCACGAGCGCTCGGCGACCCCGACGCCGTGCAGGTCGGCGACGCGCACCTGCCCCACCTCGTCGGCTGGGCGCTCACGGGGCGCCGCGCGGACGACGCGGGCATGCTCCACCTGCTCGCGCCCTGGCAGGGTCAGCGCCAGCGGGTCCTCGTGCTGCTCGGCGCGGCCCACGGTGCACGACCGCCCGCGTACGGTCCCCGCGCGCCGCGCGCGCTGCCCCTGCGGTGA
- a CDS encoding STAS domain-containing protein, which translates to MDARRGAADGRLVVRRDGPVLRVVLDGGVDLLVRERDAPALWGALDDPQVQLVEVDAGAVTFLDSSGLSVLVRLARDAAAGGVPLRLVAVSPRVDDLLEQTGVRAWMTTIAGVPRVP; encoded by the coding sequence GTGGACGCGCGACGAGGGGCAGCCGACGGCCGCCTGGTCGTGCGCCGCGACGGGCCCGTGCTGCGCGTGGTGCTCGACGGCGGCGTCGACCTCCTGGTGCGCGAGCGCGACGCGCCGGCCCTGTGGGGGGCGCTCGACGACCCGCAGGTGCAGCTCGTCGAGGTGGACGCGGGCGCCGTGACGTTCCTCGACTCGAGCGGCCTGTCCGTACTGGTGCGCCTGGCACGGGACGCCGCCGCGGGCGGGGTGCCGCTGCGGCTCGTCGCGGTCAGCCCCCGCGTCGACGACCTGCTGGAGCAGACCGGGGTCCGGGCCTGGATGACGACGATCGCCGGGGTGCCGCGGGTGCCCTGA
- a CDS encoding RNA-binding S4 domain-containing protein, giving the protein MAEPQGRVRVDAWIWAVRLFATRSAAAAACRAGHVRVNGDRAKPATQVVPGDEVQVRGGARERLVVVHRLLVKRVSAEVAQASYLDRSPVPPPRSQVAVAAQRDRGAGRPTKRERRAIERLRGH; this is encoded by the coding sequence GTGGCCGAGCCGCAGGGACGCGTGCGCGTCGACGCCTGGATCTGGGCGGTCCGCCTGTTCGCCACCCGGTCCGCCGCCGCTGCCGCGTGCCGCGCGGGGCACGTGCGCGTCAACGGCGACCGCGCCAAGCCGGCCACGCAGGTCGTCCCGGGCGACGAGGTGCAGGTGCGCGGCGGTGCCCGGGAGCGGCTCGTCGTGGTCCACCGTCTGCTCGTCAAGCGGGTGTCGGCCGAGGTCGCGCAGGCCTCCTACCTCGACCGCTCCCCCGTGCCGCCGCCACGGTCCCAGGTCGCGGTCGCGGCGCAGCGGGACCGCGGCGCAGGCCGCCCCACCAAGCGCGAGCGGCGCGCCATCGAGCGGTTGCGCGGGCACTGA
- the pgi gene encoding glucose-6-phosphate isomerase: protein MPTPPIDPTTTSAWQALTEHEGALRPDLRGWFATDPTRAQRLTLQVADLTVDLSKNLVTDETLALLARLADEVRLTDRFEAMLAGEHINVTEDRAVLHTALRRPAEASPPLVVDGQQIDDDVQAALGEVMAFAEKVRSGEWTGVTGAAVRTVVNIGIGGSDLGPVMVYEALEPYVADDLEVRFVSNIDPTDLAQKTAGLDPTTTLFVVASKTFTTLETLTNARLARQWLWDALLAGGHIADTDEARTGAVAQHFVAVSTALDKVADFGIDPTNAFGFWDWVGGRYSVDSAIGTSLAIAIGADAFGDLLAGFHAVDEHARTTPVAQNVPFLMGLLNVWYVNFLGAHTHAVLPYAQQLHRFPAYLQQLTMESNGKSVRWDGTPVTTQTGEVFWGEPGTNGQHAFYQLIHQGTRLIPADFIAVANPAYPLRDGGTDVHALFLANFFAQTKALAFGKTADEVRAEGTAEEIVPARVFSGNRPTTSILAPALTPSVVGQLIALYEHITFAQGVVWGIDSFDQWGVELGKKLATEIAPAVTGDADALAAQDPSTRALIERYLELRA, encoded by the coding sequence GTGCCGACGCCTCCCATCGACCCGACGACCACGAGCGCCTGGCAGGCCCTCACGGAGCACGAGGGCGCGCTGCGCCCCGACCTGCGCGGCTGGTTCGCCACCGACCCGACCCGTGCGCAGCGCCTGACCCTGCAGGTCGCCGACCTCACCGTCGACCTGTCGAAGAACCTCGTCACCGACGAGACGCTCGCGCTGCTCGCGCGCCTGGCCGACGAGGTCCGCCTCACCGACCGGTTCGAGGCGATGCTGGCCGGCGAGCACATCAACGTCACCGAGGACCGCGCCGTCCTGCACACCGCGCTGCGCCGGCCGGCGGAGGCCTCACCGCCGCTCGTCGTGGACGGGCAGCAGATCGACGACGACGTGCAGGCCGCGCTCGGCGAGGTCATGGCGTTCGCCGAGAAGGTCCGCTCGGGCGAGTGGACCGGGGTGACCGGCGCGGCCGTCCGCACGGTCGTCAACATCGGCATCGGCGGCTCCGACCTGGGGCCCGTCATGGTGTACGAGGCGCTCGAGCCGTACGTCGCGGACGACCTCGAGGTGCGGTTCGTCTCGAACATCGACCCCACCGACCTCGCGCAGAAGACCGCGGGCCTCGACCCCACGACGACCCTGTTCGTCGTCGCGTCGAAGACGTTCACCACCCTCGAGACGCTCACGAACGCGCGCCTGGCGCGGCAGTGGCTCTGGGACGCGCTCCTCGCGGGCGGGCACATCGCCGACACCGACGAGGCGCGCACGGGTGCCGTCGCCCAGCACTTCGTCGCCGTGTCGACGGCGCTCGACAAGGTCGCGGACTTCGGCATCGACCCGACCAACGCGTTCGGCTTCTGGGACTGGGTCGGTGGCCGCTACTCCGTCGACTCGGCCATCGGCACGTCGCTGGCCATCGCGATCGGCGCCGACGCGTTCGGTGACCTGCTCGCCGGCTTCCACGCCGTCGACGAGCACGCGCGCACGACGCCCGTCGCGCAGAACGTGCCGTTCCTCATGGGCCTGCTCAACGTCTGGTACGTGAACTTCCTCGGCGCGCACACGCACGCCGTGCTGCCGTACGCGCAGCAGCTGCACCGCTTCCCCGCCTACCTCCAGCAGCTCACCATGGAGTCCAACGGCAAGTCGGTGCGCTGGGACGGCACGCCCGTCACCACGCAGACCGGCGAGGTGTTCTGGGGCGAGCCCGGCACCAACGGCCAGCACGCGTTCTACCAGCTCATCCACCAGGGCACGCGGCTGATCCCCGCCGACTTCATCGCCGTGGCCAACCCCGCGTACCCGCTGCGCGACGGCGGCACCGACGTCCACGCCCTGTTCCTCGCCAACTTCTTCGCGCAGACCAAGGCGCTCGCGTTCGGCAAGACCGCCGACGAGGTCCGCGCCGAGGGCACCGCGGAGGAGATCGTGCCCGCACGCGTGTTCTCCGGGAACCGGCCGACCACCTCGATCCTGGCGCCTGCGCTCACGCCGTCCGTCGTGGGGCAGCTCATCGCGCTCTACGAGCACATCACGTTCGCGCAGGGCGTCGTGTGGGGCATCGACTCGTTCGACCAGTGGGGCGTCGAGCTGGGCAAGAAGCTCGCGACCGAGATCGCGCCCGCGGTCACCGGGGACGCCGACGCGCTCGCCGCGCAGGACCCGTCGACGCGCGCGCTCATCGAGCGCTACCTGGAGCTGCGCGCCTGA
- a CDS encoding pectate lyase: protein MARRPIRVALAAALALALGGTLGLASAVGAAAASVDTSAWYVLVNRQSGKVMDVTGSSTADAATIQQWPRNDGNWQQWQFVDSGSGYYRLKSRHSGKVLDLWEWSTADRGQFRQYTDLNATNQQFKLADSASGAYVRLLNRHSGKAVTVTDRSTADGASVTQLTDNNQYNQQWQLVRVGSGGSTPTTVPTTAPTTAPTTSPTTAPPTSNVSWPSATGQQKVSATIKVSGTLDGKNVRYYGLSSGDQEEGQPPMFELADGATIKNVILGTGAADGIHCKGTCTIQNVWWEDVGEDAATFKGTSSSQRMTVDGGGARKAHDKVFQHNGPGTFVIKNFQVSDFGKLYRSCGNCSTQHARSVQISNVQVTAPGKALVGINPNLGDRATISGVTIIGDSSKKIAICEEYRGVTSGEPTKVGSGPSTACGYSTSSITYR from the coding sequence GTGGCACGACGCCCGATCCGCGTCGCGCTCGCCGCCGCCCTCGCGCTCGCGCTCGGCGGCACGCTCGGCCTGGCCTCGGCCGTCGGCGCGGCCGCAGCGAGCGTCGACACGAGCGCCTGGTACGTCCTGGTCAACCGCCAGAGCGGCAAGGTCATGGACGTCACCGGCTCGTCGACGGCCGACGCCGCGACCATCCAGCAGTGGCCGCGCAACGACGGGAACTGGCAGCAGTGGCAGTTCGTCGACTCCGGGTCCGGGTACTACCGGCTCAAGTCGCGGCACTCCGGCAAGGTCCTCGACCTGTGGGAGTGGTCGACCGCCGACCGCGGCCAGTTCCGTCAGTACACCGACCTCAACGCCACGAACCAGCAGTTCAAGCTCGCCGACTCGGCGAGCGGCGCGTACGTCCGGCTGCTCAACCGGCACTCCGGCAAGGCCGTGACGGTCACCGACCGCTCCACCGCCGACGGTGCGAGCGTCACCCAGCTGACGGACAACAACCAGTACAACCAGCAGTGGCAGCTGGTGAGGGTCGGGTCCGGCGGCAGCACCCCGACGACGGTGCCGACGACCGCACCGACGACCGCACCGACCACCTCGCCCACCACCGCCCCGCCGACGAGCAACGTGTCGTGGCCCTCGGCCACGGGGCAGCAGAAGGTGTCCGCGACCATCAAGGTCAGCGGCACGCTCGACGGCAAGAACGTGCGGTACTACGGCCTGTCCTCCGGCGACCAGGAGGAGGGTCAGCCGCCCATGTTCGAGCTGGCGGACGGCGCGACCATCAAGAACGTCATCCTCGGTACGGGCGCGGCCGACGGGATCCACTGCAAGGGCACCTGCACCATCCAGAACGTCTGGTGGGAGGACGTCGGCGAGGACGCGGCGACGTTCAAGGGCACGTCGTCCTCGCAGCGGATGACCGTCGACGGCGGCGGCGCACGCAAGGCGCACGACAAGGTGTTCCAGCACAACGGCCCGGGCACCTTCGTCATCAAGAACTTCCAGGTCTCCGACTTCGGCAAGCTCTACCGCTCGTGCGGCAACTGCTCCACGCAGCACGCCCGCTCGGTGCAGATCTCGAACGTCCAGGTCACGGCCCCGGGCAAGGCCCTGGTCGGGATCAACCCCAACCTCGGCGACCGGGCGACGATCTCCGGCGTGACCATCATCGGCGACTCGTCGAAGAAGATCGCGATCTGCGAGGAGTACCGGGGCGTGACCTCGGGCGAGCCGACGAAGGTCGGCTCCGGGCCCAGCACAGCGTGCGGGTACAGCACGTCGAGCATCACGTACCGCTGA